A window of Psychroflexus sp. ALD_RP9 contains these coding sequences:
- the ruvA gene encoding Holliday junction branch migration protein RuvA, with translation MITQIIGKLVEKNPTHLVIDCNGVGYEVNVSLHTFSQIKDEELIRLYTHLHVKEDAHTLYGFAEKSEREVFRKLISVSGIGTSTARIMLSSLSPNQVVEAILNEDAETIQSVKGIGKKTAQRVILDLKDKLDKTEEIDVISTPNHNSNKKEALSALETLGYNRKVSEKVVTTILANEPSSSVENIIKLALKKL, from the coding sequence ATGATTACACAAATCATTGGTAAACTTGTTGAAAAAAACCCAACACATTTAGTGATTGACTGTAATGGTGTTGGTTACGAAGTCAACGTCTCGTTACATACGTTTTCACAAATTAAAGATGAAGAATTAATCAGGCTTTATACACATCTCCATGTAAAAGAAGATGCACACACACTTTATGGTTTTGCTGAAAAATCCGAGCGAGAAGTTTTTAGAAAACTTATTAGCGTTAGTGGTATTGGTACTAGCACAGCAAGGATTATGTTATCTTCATTATCACCAAATCAAGTCGTTGAAGCTATTTTAAATGAAGATGCAGAAACAATACAAAGTGTTAAGGGAATTGGCAAAAAGACTGCACAACGTGTTATTTTAGATTTAAAAGACAAACTTGACAAAACCGAAGAAATTGATGTTATTTCTACACCAAACCACAATAGTAACAAAAAAGAAGCGTTATCAGCATTAGAAACTTTAGGCTATAACCGCAAAGTTTCTGAAAAAGTAGTGACTACTATTTTAGCTAATGAGCCATCATCAAGTGTAGAAAATATCATTAAACTGGCATTGAAAAAATTATAA
- a CDS encoding NADP-dependent malic enzyme, with translation MSKVRKRREALVYHAKPNPGKIEVVPTKKHASQRDLGLAYSPGVAEPCIEINKDINNAYKYTNKGNLVAVISNGTAVLGLGDIGAEASKPVMEGKALLFKIFADIDVFDIEVDAKDPEKFIETVKNIAPTFGGINLEDIKAPEAFEIENRLKDELNIPVMHDDQHGTAIISAAALINALEIANKNIEDIKIVVSGAGSAAIACTDLYAFMGAKTKNIYMFDIDGLVSENRTDLLPNQMKYAQKNQNLKMVDAIKNADVFLGLSAGGVLKPEMLKSMAKDPIVFAMANPEPEIEYDLAKSTRDDVIMATGRTDYPNQVNNVLGFPYIFRGALDVRATKINEEMKMAAVKAIAELAKKPVPEQVNIAYSETRLNFGKDYIIPKPFDPRLIGEIPPAVAKAAIASGVAKQEITDWTTYEEELLERMGSEDKITRLLISGAKRNPKRIIYAEADHLDVLKAAQIVYDEGIGKPILLGRRELILELMNEIEFDASNVQIIDPKSEKQREQREEYAELLWKKKSRKGITLFDAKKLIRERNYFAAMMLEKGDADAMLSGYSRAYPAVLKPILELIGKEKGVEKVAATNLMNTAKGPIFISDTSINITPSANELANIAIMTARTVKMFGIEPNMALVSYSNFGSSNHPSAKTVKEAISILHQNHPDLSVDGELQVDFALNRKMRNQKFPFSKLKNLKVNTLIYPNLDAANATYKLIKELNSSDSIGPILMGLNKPAHIFQLGASVDEMVNMSAVAIVDAQRKEKKKSL, from the coding sequence ATGAGTAAAGTTAGAAAAAGAAGAGAAGCCTTAGTCTATCACGCTAAACCAAATCCAGGAAAAATTGAAGTTGTACCTACTAAAAAACATGCTTCACAAAGAGATTTAGGTCTCGCCTATTCGCCTGGAGTTGCAGAGCCTTGTATTGAAATTAATAAAGACATAAACAATGCTTACAAATATACCAACAAAGGTAATTTGGTTGCAGTCATCAGTAATGGGACAGCAGTTTTAGGTCTTGGCGATATTGGAGCTGAAGCTTCAAAACCTGTAATGGAAGGCAAAGCTTTATTATTTAAAATATTTGCAGATATTGATGTATTCGATATAGAGGTTGATGCTAAAGATCCAGAAAAATTTATCGAAACCGTAAAAAATATAGCACCAACTTTTGGCGGTATAAACCTAGAAGACATTAAAGCACCAGAAGCTTTTGAAATTGAAAACCGCCTTAAAGACGAACTCAATATCCCAGTCATGCACGACGACCAGCATGGTACGGCAATCATTTCAGCAGCTGCCTTAATCAATGCGCTCGAAATTGCCAACAAAAATATTGAAGACATTAAAATAGTAGTCTCAGGTGCAGGTTCAGCTGCCATTGCTTGTACAGACTTATATGCATTCATGGGCGCCAAAACCAAAAATATTTACATGTTTGATATTGATGGTTTGGTTTCTGAAAATAGAACTGACCTACTGCCGAATCAAATGAAGTATGCACAAAAGAACCAAAACCTAAAAATGGTTGACGCCATTAAAAATGCTGATGTCTTTTTAGGACTATCAGCTGGTGGTGTTCTTAAGCCAGAAATGCTTAAATCAATGGCTAAAGATCCTATTGTTTTTGCTATGGCAAATCCAGAGCCAGAAATTGAATACGATTTAGCAAAATCAACTAGAGATGATGTAATTATGGCTACTGGACGTACAGATTATCCAAACCAAGTCAATAACGTTCTTGGCTTTCCCTATATTTTTAGAGGTGCACTCGATGTACGCGCTACTAAGATAAATGAGGAAATGAAAATGGCAGCCGTTAAAGCAATTGCAGAGTTAGCAAAGAAACCTGTACCAGAACAAGTTAATATTGCCTATTCTGAAACTCGCCTTAATTTCGGTAAAGACTATATTATCCCTAAACCCTTTGATCCGAGATTAATCGGTGAAATTCCACCTGCAGTGGCAAAAGCAGCAATTGCCTCTGGTGTAGCAAAACAAGAAATAACAGATTGGACTACTTATGAAGAGGAACTTCTCGAACGCATGGGTAGCGAAGATAAAATCACCAGACTACTAATAAGCGGAGCTAAACGTAACCCAAAACGTATTATATATGCTGAGGCTGACCACCTAGATGTATTAAAAGCTGCTCAAATTGTTTATGATGAAGGAATAGGGAAACCTATTTTGCTTGGCAGAAGAGAGTTGATTTTAGAACTTATGAATGAAATTGAATTTGATGCCAGTAACGTTCAAATTATAGATCCAAAATCTGAAAAACAACGTGAACAGCGTGAAGAATATGCTGAATTACTTTGGAAAAAGAAATCAAGAAAAGGAATTACGCTCTTTGATGCTAAAAAATTAATTCGCGAACGTAATTATTTTGCTGCTATGATGCTAGAAAAAGGCGACGCCGATGCAATGCTATCAGGTTATTCTAGAGCTTATCCAGCAGTTTTAAAACCAATTCTAGAACTTATTGGCAAAGAAAAAGGCGTTGAAAAAGTGGCAGCTACTAATCTTATGAATACAGCTAAAGGACCAATCTTCATTAGTGATACTTCAATAAATATTACACCTTCAGCTAACGAGTTAGCTAATATTGCTATCATGACTGCGCGTACCGTAAAAATGTTTGGTATTGAACCTAACATGGCGCTAGTTTCATATTCTAACTTTGGTTCATCGAATCATCCAAGTGCTAAAACTGTAAAAGAGGCTATTTCAATCTTACATCAAAATCATCCAGATCTTTCGGTTGATGGAGAGTTGCAGGTTGATTTTGCACTTAATCGTAAAATGAGAAACCAAAAGTTTCCATTTTCAAAATTGAAAAATCTAAAAGTAAATACACTAATTTACCCAAATCTTGATGCTGCAAACGCAACTTACAAACTTATTAAAGAGTTAAATAGTAGCGATTCGATAGGACCGATTTTAATGGGACTCAACAAACCGGCACATATTTTTCAACTAGGCGCAAGTGTAGATGAAATGGTAAACATGTCTGCAGTAGCAATTGTAGATGCACAACGTAAAGAGAAAAAGAAAAGTTTATAA
- the queG gene encoding tRNA epoxyqueuosine(34) reductase QueG yields MKTLKSQHTQFIKKTAKDLGFISCGISKAEFLKDEAPRLEKWLKANAHGKMQYMENHFDKRLDPSKLVEGSKSVISLLYNYFPDKTQNENTYKVSKYAYGQDYHHVIKAKLKTFINLIRKEIGEVSGRAFVDSAPVLEKAWAAKSGLGWIGKHSNLLSKQVGSFYFIAELILDLELETDTPVTDHCGSCTKCIDACPTNAITPYQVDGSKCISYFTIELKDEIPKEFKNQFEDWMFGCDICQDVCPWNRFSKPHNEPLFNPHPDLLENTKEDWEEITKEVFNEIFRKSAVKRTKFEGLKRNINYIKQNSNSNS; encoded by the coding sequence TTGAAAACACTTAAGTCTCAACATACACAGTTCATCAAAAAAACAGCAAAAGATTTAGGCTTTATCTCTTGTGGAATTAGCAAAGCTGAATTTTTAAAAGATGAGGCACCAAGACTAGAAAAATGGCTAAAAGCTAATGCACATGGTAAAATGCAATACATGGAAAATCACTTCGATAAGCGCTTAGATCCATCAAAATTAGTTGAAGGCTCTAAAAGTGTTATATCATTATTGTATAATTATTTTCCAGATAAGACCCAAAACGAGAACACCTACAAAGTCAGTAAATACGCCTACGGGCAAGATTATCATCACGTAATTAAAGCCAAATTAAAAACCTTTATTAATCTCATTAGAAAAGAAATTGGAGAAGTTTCAGGTCGAGCCTTTGTTGATTCTGCTCCAGTTTTAGAAAAAGCTTGGGCCGCCAAAAGCGGATTAGGCTGGATAGGTAAACACTCTAATTTGCTAAGCAAGCAAGTTGGTTCATTTTACTTTATAGCCGAATTGATTTTAGACTTAGAACTTGAAACAGACACACCTGTTACAGACCATTGTGGCTCTTGTACCAAATGCATAGATGCCTGCCCAACAAACGCCATAACACCATATCAAGTAGATGGTAGCAAGTGTATTTCATACTTCACCATCGAGCTAAAAGATGAAATCCCTAAAGAATTTAAAAATCAATTTGAGGATTGGATGTTTGGCTGCGATATTTGTCAAGATGTTTGTCCTTGGAATAGATTCAGCAAACCACATAATGAACCTTTATTTAATCCACATCCAGATTTACTAGAAAACACTAAAGAAGATTGGGAAGAAATTACCAAAGAAGTATTTAATGAAATTTTTAGGAAATCAGCCGTTAAACGCACCAAGTTTGAAGGCTTAAAACGAAACATCAACTACATCAAACAAAACAGTAACTCGAATAGTTGA
- a CDS encoding cytochrome P450: protein MKALPKVSSIEFLKHSAQILKNPLPFHEKNFKKLGDTFQLELGFGKHVVFSKSHKLALEALQKNQKNFKKSKIQTEDLVKYVGKGLLTAEDEDWKTQRQLLQPTFYKKNIEGLLEIMEITIKDEIDKIKPNTEVDAFPIFNDLAFKVVARALFSDAITANEITRLQHITEETQQMLVKELRQPYKKWWFRLSGILKEKLKLTAEAKSIITTIIQKRRKSDQQPDDLLNLLMHSTYEDGSFMTEEKLLDEILILFIAGHETTSNALCFTTQLLAQNPVKQEKLEEQISKHSNNSNLIERIKCNTYANFVIEESMRLFPPVYFIDRVNIAEVIHNDYIIPKETDLLFSIYEIHRNPKLWDHPESFIPERFADAKSYTKHYFPFGAGPRKCIGNMFAMYEMNLVLQELIKKFKIEATKPDIEILPLISLKPKNAILKFSLKN, encoded by the coding sequence ATGAAGGCATTGCCTAAAGTTTCAAGTATAGAGTTTTTAAAACATTCAGCACAAATTCTAAAAAACCCACTTCCATTTCATGAAAAAAATTTCAAAAAACTCGGTGATACCTTTCAGCTTGAATTAGGCTTTGGTAAACATGTGGTGTTTTCTAAAAGTCACAAATTAGCGCTTGAAGCACTTCAGAAAAATCAAAAAAACTTCAAAAAATCAAAAATTCAAACTGAAGATTTAGTAAAATATGTTGGTAAAGGCCTTTTGACTGCCGAAGATGAAGACTGGAAAACACAACGTCAACTTTTACAACCAACATTTTATAAAAAAAATATAGAAGGCCTTTTAGAGATTATGGAAATAACCATAAAAGATGAAATCGATAAAATTAAACCAAATACTGAAGTTGATGCCTTCCCAATATTCAATGACCTCGCATTTAAAGTGGTAGCACGAGCATTATTTAGCGATGCGATAACTGCTAATGAAATTACACGCCTGCAACACATTACTGAAGAAACCCAACAGATGCTAGTCAAAGAACTTAGACAACCTTATAAAAAATGGTGGTTTAGGTTAAGCGGAATTTTAAAAGAAAAGCTTAAACTCACAGCAGAAGCCAAGTCAATTATCACAACAATTATTCAGAAGAGACGTAAATCAGACCAACAACCTGATGACTTACTAAATCTCTTAATGCATTCAACCTACGAAGACGGTTCATTTATGACTGAAGAAAAGTTGCTAGACGAAATTTTAATTCTTTTCATCGCTGGCCACGAAACAACTTCAAACGCCTTGTGTTTTACAACACAACTTTTGGCGCAAAACCCTGTTAAACAAGAAAAGCTAGAAGAGCAGATATCAAAACATTCTAACAACTCCAACTTAATAGAACGTATAAAGTGCAACACCTATGCTAATTTTGTTATTGAAGAATCGATGCGATTATTTCCACCTGTATACTTTATAGATCGCGTAAATATAGCTGAAGTTATACACAACGACTACATCATTCCAAAAGAAACAGATTTGTTATTCTCAATTTACGAAATTCATAGAAATCCTAAGCTTTGGGACCATCCAGAATCCTTTATACCAGAGCGTTTTGCAGATGCTAAAAGCTATACTAAACACTATTTCCCTTTCGGCGCAGGTCCTCGAAAATGTATTGGTAATATGTTTGCCATGTACGAAATGAACTTGGTACTACAAGAACTTATTAAAAAATTTAAAATTGAAGCTACAAAGCCAGACATTGAAATTTTACCACTAATTAGCTTAAAACCTAAAAATGCTATTTTAAAGTTTAGCTTAAAAAATTGA
- the ruvB gene encoding Holliday junction branch migration DNA helicase RuvB: MNENLNPDSNNQNHEEVEIERALRPISFDDFAGQSHVLENLQIFVKAANLRGEALDHTLFHGPPGLGKTTLAYILANELDANIKITSGPVIDKPGDLAGLLTNLEPRDVLFIDEIHRLSSVVEEYLYSAMEDYKIDIMIESGPNARSVEINLNPFTLIGATTRSGLLTSPMRARFGISNRLEYYSTELLSDIILRSAYILDVKISQEAAVEIASRSRGTPRIANALLRRVRDFAQIKGNGKIDIEISKYSLKALNVDDYGLDDMDNKILQTIINKFKGGPVGLNTLSTAVGENAETIEEVYEPFLIQKGFIHRTPRGREVTELAYKHLNKIKPSEQGGLF; the protein is encoded by the coding sequence ATGAATGAAAATTTAAACCCAGATTCTAATAATCAAAACCATGAAGAGGTCGAGATTGAACGCGCCTTAAGACCAATTAGTTTTGATGATTTTGCAGGACAATCTCATGTTTTAGAAAATCTTCAAATCTTTGTTAAAGCTGCTAATTTAAGAGGTGAAGCTCTAGATCATACATTATTTCATGGTCCACCAGGGCTTGGTAAAACAACATTAGCCTATATTTTAGCAAATGAATTAGATGCAAACATAAAAATCACTTCTGGACCTGTTATAGATAAACCCGGAGATTTAGCAGGTTTACTAACAAATTTAGAGCCAAGAGATGTTTTATTTATAGATGAAATTCACCGTTTAAGCTCAGTTGTTGAAGAGTATTTATATTCAGCAATGGAAGATTATAAGATTGATATCATGATTGAATCTGGACCAAATGCCAGAAGCGTAGAAATCAACCTTAATCCTTTCACCTTAATCGGCGCAACAACACGATCAGGGTTATTAACTTCACCGATGAGAGCTAGGTTCGGTATTTCAAACCGTTTAGAATATTACTCAACAGAATTACTAAGCGATATCATATTAAGAAGTGCATATATCTTGGATGTAAAAATCTCACAAGAAGCAGCTGTAGAAATCGCTTCTAGAAGTCGTGGTACACCAAGAATAGCAAATGCCTTATTAAGAAGAGTACGAGATTTTGCCCAAATAAAAGGTAATGGAAAAATTGATATTGAAATTTCAAAATACAGCCTAAAGGCATTAAATGTAGATGATTATGGCTTAGATGATATGGACAATAAAATTTTACAAACTATCATAAATAAGTTTAAAGGTGGTCCAGTTGGCTTAAACACCTTATCAACTGCTGTTGGTGAAAATGCTGAAACTATAGAAGAAGTTTATGAACCTTTTTTGATACAAAAAGGCTTTATTCACAGAACACCACGTGGACGTGAGGTAACAGAATTGGCTTATAAGCATTTAAACAAAATCAAACCTTCAGAACAAGGCGGTTTATTTTAA
- a CDS encoding cbb3-type cytochrome c oxidase subunit I, with protein sequence MSVALEHNAENHAHEHHDHKQTFIEKYIFSTDHKMISKQYLITGLIMGIIGIAMSILFRLQLAWPGESFWIFDVLLGKFSKDGVMDPSIYLALVTIHGTIMIFFVLTAGLSGTFSNLLIPLQIGARDMASGFMNMISYWLFFISSVIMLGSLFVESGPASSGWTVYPPLSALPQAISGSGLGMTLWLVSMTFFIASSLLGSLNYIVTVLNLRTKGMSMTRLPLTVWAFFVTAIIGVVSFPVLLSAALLLLMDRSFGTSFFLSDIYIQGEVLAYQGGSPVLYEHLFWFLGHPEVYIVLLPALGITSEVIATNARKPIFGYRAMIASILAIAFLSTVVWGHHMFVSGMNPFLGSVFTFTTLLIAIPSAVKAFNYITTLWKGNLQMNPGMLFSIGLVSTFITGGLTGIILGDSTLDINVHDTYFVVAHFHLVMGISALYGLFAGVYHWFPKMFGRMMNKNLGYVHFWVTAIGAYGVFFPMHFIGMAGLPRRYYTNTAFPYFDDLANVNVLITVFAIITAAVQLVFLYNFIYSIFYGKKATENPWKSTTLEWTTPVEHIHGNWPGELPTVYRWSYDYSKRNKNDDDYVIPGQDFVPQNIPVQENEEETMH encoded by the coding sequence ATGTCAGTAGCTTTAGAACATAATGCAGAAAACCATGCTCATGAACATCACGATCATAAGCAAACTTTTATAGAAAAATATATTTTTAGTACCGATCATAAAATGATATCAAAACAGTACTTAATAACTGGTTTGATAATGGGTATCATTGGTATTGCAATGTCTATTTTGTTTAGGTTGCAATTAGCATGGCCTGGAGAATCATTTTGGATTTTTGATGTACTACTAGGAAAATTCTCGAAGGATGGTGTTATGGACCCAAGTATTTATTTGGCGCTCGTGACTATTCATGGAACTATAATGATATTTTTTGTGTTGACAGCAGGTTTAAGTGGTACTTTCAGTAACCTTTTAATTCCTCTACAAATTGGTGCTAGAGATATGGCTTCAGGTTTCATGAATATGATATCTTACTGGTTATTCTTCATCTCTAGTGTTATCATGCTAGGCTCATTATTTGTAGAGTCTGGACCTGCTTCTTCTGGATGGACGGTTTATCCACCGTTAAGTGCGCTTCCTCAAGCTATTAGTGGTTCAGGTTTAGGTATGACGTTATGGTTAGTCTCAATGACGTTTTTTATAGCTTCATCACTACTTGGATCATTAAATTATATTGTAACTGTCCTTAACTTAAGAACTAAAGGTATGTCTATGACTCGTTTACCTTTAACAGTTTGGGCATTTTTTGTAACAGCCATCATTGGTGTAGTTTCATTCCCAGTTTTATTATCGGCTGCACTACTCCTATTAATGGATCGTAGTTTTGGAACATCATTTTTCCTAAGTGATATTTATATCCAAGGTGAAGTTTTGGCTTATCAAGGTGGTTCACCTGTATTATATGAGCACCTCTTTTGGTTTTTAGGTCACCCAGAAGTTTATATTGTATTACTTCCAGCTTTGGGTATTACTTCAGAAGTTATTGCAACGAATGCTCGTAAACCTATTTTCGGTTATCGTGCTATGATTGCTTCTATTTTAGCCATTGCATTTTTATCAACAGTTGTATGGGGTCACCACATGTTTGTATCAGGAATGAATCCTTTTCTTGGTTCAGTATTTACATTTACAACCTTACTTATTGCAATTCCTTCAGCTGTAAAAGCATTTAATTACATTACAACCTTATGGAAAGGGAATCTTCAGATGAATCCTGGAATGCTATTTTCAATCGGTTTGGTTTCTACATTTATTACAGGTGGGTTAACAGGAATTATTTTAGGTGATAGCACACTCGATATTAATGTACATGATACATACTTCGTTGTGGCTCACTTCCACTTAGTAATGGGAATTTCAGCATTATATGGCTTATTTGCTGGTGTTTACCACTGGTTCCCTAAGATGTTTGGACGTATGATGAATAAAAATTTAGGTTATGTACACTTTTGGGTAACAGCAATAGGTGCTTATGGTGTATTTTTCCCAATGCATTTTATCGGTATGGCTGGTCTTCCAAGACGATATTACACTAACACTGCATTTCCTTATTTTGATGATTTGGCCAATGTAAACGTATTAATTACTGTGTTTGCTATCATAACTGCTGCAGTTCAATTGGTGTTTCTTTATAACTTTATTTACTCAATTTTTTACGGTAAAAAAGCAACTGAAAATCCATGGAAATCTACTACTTTAGAATGGACTACTCCAGTTGAACATATACACGGGAACTGGCCAGGAGAATTACCTACTGTTTATAGATGGTCTTACGATTATAGTAAAAGAAATAAAAATGATGATGACTATGTAATTCCTGGACAGGACTTTGTCCCACAAAATATACCAGTTCAAGAAAATGAAGAAGAAACGATGCACTAA
- a CDS encoding cytochrome c oxidase subunit II, protein MTVLLVIIIVALLGITFWQMSKMFKLSKPVNSNDTQVADNKDNQTQGKLMLAFVVFLYLFMFYSFWEYSRFYLPEAASEHGTDYDQLMFISLALIMFVQIITQGLLHWFSYKYKGEKNKKALFYADNDKLEFIWTIIPVIVLAGLIIYGLFSWNDIMNVEETEDTLVVEIYAYQFDWRARYAGEDKTLGKANVRFIEGVNQLGLDESDPYGKDDIIVNELHLPKGRPVLFKFRSQDVLHSAYFPFFRSQMNVVPGMITQFGFTPTTTTKEMRKSEYMVDKVENINEIRDERSKELVANGEMELEDYEFDYYLLCNKICGASHYNMQMKIVVEEEEDYNEWIKKQQTFQELTAQN, encoded by the coding sequence ATGACAGTACTTCTCGTTATTATAATTGTTGCATTACTAGGTATCACATTTTGGCAAATGTCAAAAATGTTTAAACTATCAAAGCCTGTAAATAGTAATGACACACAAGTAGCTGATAATAAAGACAATCAAACTCAAGGTAAGTTAATGCTTGCTTTTGTAGTTTTCCTTTATCTATTTATGTTTTATTCATTTTGGGAATATAGCAGATTTTATCTACCAGAGGCGGCTTCTGAACACGGAACTGATTATGACCAATTAATGTTTATATCTTTAGCATTAATTATGTTTGTCCAAATCATAACGCAAGGACTTCTCCACTGGTTTTCATACAAGTATAAAGGTGAAAAAAACAAGAAAGCTTTATTTTACGCTGATAATGATAAATTAGAGTTTATATGGACCATAATACCCGTTATTGTATTAGCTGGGCTTATTATTTATGGACTTTTCAGTTGGAATGATATTATGAATGTTGAAGAAACTGAAGATACATTAGTTGTTGAAATATATGCCTATCAGTTTGATTGGAGAGCAAGATATGCTGGTGAGGATAAAACCTTAGGTAAAGCAAATGTAAGATTTATTGAAGGTGTTAATCAACTTGGTTTAGATGAAAGTGATCCTTACGGAAAAGATGATATCATAGTTAACGAATTACACTTACCTAAAGGAAGACCTGTATTATTCAAATTTAGGTCTCAAGATGTGTTACATTCAGCATATTTCCCGTTCTTTAGATCTCAAATGAATGTAGTTCCTGGTATGATTACACAGTTTGGATTCACGCCTACAACAACTACTAAAGAAATGAGAAAAAGCGAATACATGGTTGATAAAGTTGAAAATATCAACGAAATTCGCGATGAAAGAAGTAAAGAATTAGTTGCTAATGGTGAAATGGAACTTGAGGACTATGAATTCGATTATTACCTACTTTGTAATAAAATTTGTGGTGCATCACATTACAACATGCAAATGAAAATTGTAGTTGAAGAAGAAGAAGATTACAATGAATGGATAAAAAAACAACAAACTTTTCAAGAATTAACAGCACAAAATTAA
- a CDS encoding quinol:cytochrome C oxidoreductase, protein MYKMSKKLQLAAIILMIVGAVGLIYSFVSTPTNVQEVEEMLAHDEHHGEEEASATQQSEMNQNHKSLSHDDESHMGEAKHDNHHSEASGHEKSHAEHVYDQLKNKPWSAIYTSSLFFFLLAVGAFTFYAIQNASQAGWSPVIFRVMEGISKYILPGGIIVFVILVLSTFQLNHLFIWMDPSVVEHDEIIRNKTGYLNDSFFLIRAAIYIIGWVLLSRVIVKNSRKQDENPSLKLHKKNFKLSAIYLVFFIVTESMMSWDWIMSIDTHWFSTLFGWYVFASMFVAGITTIALVTIYLKSRGYLEFVNNSHIHDLAKFMFGISIFWTYLWFSQFLLIWYSNIPEEAVYYIARFNDYQLPFLGMVVLNFVFPLLVLINSDFKRVNWIVVMSGIIILIGHYLNFFVMIMPGTVGESWFIGIPEISSILLILGLFIFIVFKAISSVPLLAKNNPYIEESKHFHY, encoded by the coding sequence ATGTATAAGATGTCTAAAAAGTTACAACTAGCTGCAATAATACTTATGATCGTAGGCGCAGTTGGATTAATTTATAGCTTTGTTTCAACACCAACAAATGTTCAAGAGGTTGAAGAGATGCTAGCTCATGATGAGCATCATGGGGAAGAAGAAGCTTCAGCAACTCAACAATCTGAGATGAATCAAAATCATAAATCTTTAAGCCATGATGATGAATCTCATATGGGTGAAGCTAAGCATGATAATCATCACTCTGAAGCAAGTGGCCATGAAAAAAGTCACGCTGAACATGTTTATGATCAACTTAAAAATAAACCGTGGTCTGCGATTTATACATCTAGTTTATTCTTTTTCTTGTTAGCAGTTGGTGCATTTACTTTCTATGCAATCCAAAATGCATCACAAGCTGGATGGTCTCCTGTTATATTTAGAGTAATGGAAGGAATTTCTAAATACATACTGCCAGGTGGTATAATTGTATTTGTCATTTTAGTGTTATCAACATTTCAATTAAATCATTTATTTATCTGGATGGATCCAAGCGTAGTTGAACATGATGAGATTATTAGAAACAAAACAGGTTATTTAAATGATAGCTTTTTCTTAATTAGAGCTGCAATTTATATTATTGGATGGGTTTTACTGTCAAGAGTTATTGTTAAAAATTCAAGAAAGCAAGACGAGAACCCAAGTCTTAAATTACACAAGAAAAACTTTAAACTATCAGCAATATATTTAGTATTTTTTATTGTTACTGAATCGATGATGTCTTGGGATTGGATTATGAGCATTGATACGCATTGGTTTAGTACATTGTTTGGGTGGTATGTATTTGCCAGTATGTTTGTAGCTGGTATTACAACTATTGCACTTGTAACCATATATCTTAAAAGTAGAGGTTATCTAGAATTTGTAAATAACAGTCACATTCATGATTTAGCTAAGTTTATGTTTGGTATTTCAATTTTTTGGACTTATTTATGGTTCTCTCAGTTTTTACTGATTTGGTATTCGAATATACCTGAAGAAGCAGTTTATTATATCGCAAGATTTAATGATTACCAATTACCTTTCTTAGGAATGGTTGTTTTAAACTTTGTATTCCCATTACTAGTACTTATAAATTCAGATTTTAAAAGAGTTAACTGGATTGTTGTCATGAGTGGTATCATTATATTGATTGGGCATTACCTAAATTTCTTTGTCATGATAATGCCAGGAACAGTTGGTGAATCATGGTTTATAGGAATACCAGAAATCAGCTCTATATTACTTATATTAGGACTTTTCATATTCATTGTATTCAAAGCTATTTCGAGTGTACCTCTATTAGCTAAAAACAATCCTTACATTGAAGAAAGCAAGCATTTTCACTATTAA